In the genome of Magnolia sinica isolate HGM2019 chromosome 2, MsV1, whole genome shotgun sequence, one region contains:
- the LOC131226529 gene encoding uncharacterized protein LOC131226529, whose product MGQTKYVIVAVDYFTKWAEAEPIAKITEQRIKDFVWKNVIYWFSILHTIVFDNEKQFDNDRFRGMCQRLDIVNAYSSPRHLHSNGQVEVVNKIIKNHLKTKLEKAKGNWAEELPFVLWGIQNHSSINYSRDLVLPLIRLIGRCPGRDRTPHYSGTDLSRILEY is encoded by the coding sequence ATGGGACAAACTAAATATGTGATtgtagcagtggattatttcaccaaatgggcagAGGCTGAGCCTATAGCAAAGATTACTGAGCAGAGGATAAAGGATTTTGTCTGGAAGAACGTCATCTATTGGTTTAGCATCTTGCACACCATTGTATTCGATAATGAGAAACAATTCGACAATGACAGATTTAGGGGCATGTGCCAAAGGCTCGACATCGTCAACGCCTACTCGTCGCCTCGTCATCTTCATTCCAATGGCCAAGTGGAAGTTGTGAATAAAATCATCAAGAATCATCTCAAGACAAAGCTGGAGAAAGCTAAGGGCAATTGGGCTGAGGAACTCCCATTTGTTCTGTGGGGCATACAGAACCACAGCTCGATCAACTACAGCAGAGACCTCGTTCTCCCTCTCATACGGCTCATAGGCCGTTGCCCCGGTCGAGATAGGACTCCCCACTACTCGGGTACAGACCTATCAAGAATATTAGAATACTGA
- the LOC131226545 gene encoding dirigent protein 4, which translates to MQGRSLSLAALFFCLSFFQVRCQEAKTSMHFGKEKVTHLHFYLHDIISGKKPSAVMVAHANTTEKGPTPFGSVFAIDDLITEGPEPTKVIGNAQGLYVSSGQDILSLVLVVDFGFTSGKYNGSSFSVLSRNPITEVERELAVVGGRGKFRLARGFAHLKTYYLNITNGDAIIEYDVTLLHY; encoded by the coding sequence atgCAAGGAAGATCGCTTTCTCTCGCTGCTTTGTTTTTCTGTCTTTCTTTCTTCCAAGTGCGTTGCCAGGAGGCAAAGACCTCCATGCACTTCGGAAAAGAGAAGGTCACCCACCTTCACTTCTATCTCCACGACATCATCAGTGGTAAGAAACCAAGCGCAGTCATGGTGGCCCATGCTAACACAACGGAGAAGGGCCCCACCCCATTCGGCAGCGTCTTCGCCATCGATGACCTCATAACGGAAGGCCCAGAGCCTACAAAGGTCATTGGCAATGCACAGGGGCTCTACGTTTCATCGGGTCAGGACATTCTATCGCTCGTCTTAGTCGTTGACTTTGGGTTCACCTCAGGGAAGTACAATGGCAGCTCTTTCAGTGTGTTATCGAGGAATCCGATAACGGAGGTAGAGAGGGAACTTGCAGTTGTTGGAGGGAGAGGGAAGTTCAGGCTTGCAAGAGGGTTCGCTCATCTTAAGACATATTACTTAAACATCACAAATGGAGATGCTATCATTGAATATGATGTCACTTTGTTACATTACTGA